A part of Neodiprion pinetum isolate iyNeoPine1 chromosome 4, iyNeoPine1.2, whole genome shotgun sequence genomic DNA contains:
- the polo gene encoding serine/threonine-protein kinase polo — translation MSKHDKDNVIPDIIHDGNTGKSYIKGRFFGKGGFAKCYEIKESKSHHVFAGKIVPKSILTKVNQRDKMTQEIHIHQSLTHRHIVGFHGFFEDIQNIYIILELCRKRSMMELHKRRKALTECETRYYMKQILDGVAYLHKNKIIHRDLKLGNLFLDDELQVKIGDFGLATKLEHDGERKKTLCGTPNYIAPEILMKSGHSYEVDIWSIGCIMYTLLVGKPPFETSSLRETYARIKQVQYKTPAFLSKAAMNMIANMLQGNPTKRPSVNKLIKDVFFTSGFLPTSLPISCLTMAPRMDALEMHNQRKPLTEMNGNGCGDINDVLFRVPQSPALKGKGIEMSEEKKLGLDIKKMLLTLKEQLATVLKTKPAVDLIAFGDEMTDPDAQPFVWISKWVDYSDKYGFGYQLSDEGVGVMYNDGTRLIMLANGFNVHYINREGSEEYHTVKDYPGHLDKKMKLLNYFQRYMNEHLMKAGGSVAVKQSDSMSRIPYMHQWFRTQSAVVMQLTNGSVQINFLDHTKIIMCPLMAAVTYIDSEKNFRTFRFQTIQQHGCTSGLAKNLAYAHEKVGFMLVTPQSR, via the exons ATGTCTAAACATGACAAAGACAACGTTATTCCCGATATAATCCACGATGGAAATACGGGAAAGAGCTATATTAAGGGTCGTTTCTTCGGAAAG GGTGGATTTGCAAAATGTTACGAGATCAAGGAATCGAAGTCTCATCATGTATTTGCTGGAAAAATTGTACCCAAATCAATACTGACAAAAGTCAATCAGCGTGACAAAATGACGCAGGAAATACATATTCATCAAAGTCTCACACACAGACATATCGTCGGGTTTCATGGATTCTTTGAAGATAtccaaaatatttatatcatattGGAACTTTGTCGTAAAAGG TCAATGATGGAGTTGCACAAAAGAAGGAAAGCTCTGACAGAGTGTGAAACACGCTATTACATGAAACAGATCTTGGATGGTGTCGCCTATCTGCacaagaataaaataatacatcGAGATCTGAAACTAGGGAACCTTTTCCTAGACGACGAATTACAAGTAAAAATAGGTGACTTCGGATTAGCTACAAAACTAGAACATGATGGAGAAAGGAAAAA AACTTTGTGCGGAACTCCAAATTACATAGCTCCAGAAATTCTGATGAAATCTGGGCATTCCTATGAAGTTGACATCTGGAGTATCGGATGTATAATGTACACTCTTCTTGTGGGAAAACCACCTTTCGAAACATCAAGCCTCAGGGAAACATATGCTAGGATAAAACAAGTGCAATACAAAACTCCAGCTTTTCTGAGCAAAGCTGCAATGAATATGATTGCCAACATGCTTCAAGGGAATCCCACTAAACGGCCCAGTGTTAACAAACTGATCAAAGATGTATTCTTCACATCTG GATTCTTGCCAACAAGTCTTCCAATATCTTGCCTTACAATGGCACCTCGTATGGATGCATTGGAAATGCACAATCAGCGTAAGCCGTTAACTGAAATGAATGGAAATGGATGTGGAGATATAAATGATGTCCTATTCAGAGTTCCGCAAAGTCCTGCTCTCAAGGGTAAAGGTATCGAAatgagtgaagaaaaaaaattgggtcTCGATATAAAGAAGATGTTACTCACACTAAAAGAACAATTAGCAACTGTACTCAAAACTAAGCCTGCCGTGGACCTCATCGCTTTTGGAG ATGAGATGACAGATCCAGATGCACAACCATTTGTTTGGATCAGTAAATGGGTGGACTACTCAGACAAATATGGCTTTGGATACCAATTATCTGACGAAGGAGTTGGTGTGATGTACAACGACGGAACACGTCTGATAATGCTTGCGAACGGTTTCAATGTTCATTACATAAATCGTGAAGGATCAGAAGAATACCATACAGTTAAGGACTATCCGGGTCACCTGGACAAGAAGATGAAgctgttgaactattttcaacgTTACATGAATGAACATCTAATGAAAGCTGGGGGATCGGTGGCTGTTAAGCAAAGTGATTCAATGTCCAGGATTCCCTACATGCATCAGTGGTTTAGAACGCAAAGCGCTGTAGTTATGCAGCTGACTAATGGATCTGTACAA ataaacTTCTTAGACCACACCAAGATCATAATGTGTCCTTTGATGGCTGCCGTCACATACATTGATAGTGAGAAAAACTTCCGAACTTTCAGATTCCAAACGATTCAACAACATGGTTGCACTTCTGGACTAGCAAAGAACTTAGCTTACGCTCAtgaaaaagttggttttaTGCTGGTTACTCCGCAATCACGATAG
- the RASSF8 gene encoding ras association domain-containing protein 8: MELKVWVEGFQRIVCGVTETTTCQDVVYALAHATGQTGRFTLVERWRNNERLLAPYENPLKILLKWGEYSSEVQLILRRSSDGNKPQGTLGARCTQRSHLNGLPSSHPEGTYFKEGKLSGAAIQEWQDFTRNPTVSNSPEVDEPKGLERNRDIRTSLTFGGLCSAVPENTSEVQMENVAIVQPTQQLKSKEPSAQKVQHKPSQSPNRAGSSEYNATYMQQRKVREVPPYRDPPGLVSALPRTLPPYREPPPPNLSSPSRSQFSPLSSGGSPQLQKDGQSSPNNSTKLKRNLFKEFHEQKSQTPMSNPVPSQPQSMMTVAYTQRYVELVRLVNRQRDTINAQQADLTKYDAEILYFETKNKEQVHQMDYISHEVNRFESTGRMLEEQLKELAHVEEESEIVRQQEKTLKSEITLLRSKLANCETELLQCKNKIRLVIEELASEQHAMSREVDERKIMERKIIGEVEHLQSEVEHAKRSAELVTQCAESLKLEVASLESTIVEKKVQVERLVADMKEANLQSLAVASQDDQIKHLLEGALKPGSTRKMIGSPRQLETAVPTSKNPHGVWV, translated from the exons ATGGAACTAAAAGTCTGGGTAGAGGGATTTCAACGTATTGTATGCGGGGTTACAGAAACAACGACATGTCAG GATGTTGTATATGCACTGGCTCATGCAACAGGGCAGACAGGCAGATTTACCTTGGTTGAGCGTTGGCGAAACAACGAACGTCTCTTGGCCCCATATGAAAATCCACTCAAG ATTTTACTGAAATGGGGAGAATACTCATCGGAAGTTCAGTTAATACTAAGAAGATCTTCGGATGGAAACAAACCGCAAGGTACTTTGGGTGCTCGCTGTACCCAAAGATCTCATCTAAATGGACTTCCTAGTAGCCACCCTGAAGGCACTTATTTTAAAGAAGGAAAACTTAGCGGAGCAGCAATCCAAGAGTGGCAAGATTTTACACGAAATCCAACAGTCTCTAATTCTCCGGAAGTTGATGAACCTAAGGGATTGGAACGTAACAGAGATATCAGAACATCACTCACATTCGGTGGACTTTGCAGTGCTGTACCAGAAAATACTTCAGAG GTTCAAATGGAAAATGTGGCCATAGTTCAGCCTACACAGCAATTAAAATCAAAAGAACCAAGTGCACAAAAAGTTCAGCACAAACCAAGCCAGTCCCCGAACCGAGCAGGTAGCAGTGAAT ACAATGCAACATACATGCAACAAAGGAAAGTTCGAGAAGTTCCTCCATACAGGGATCCACCTGGATTAGTTTCAGCTTTACCAAGGACGCTTCCGCCTTACAGAGAGCCACCCCCGCCAAACCTCAGCAGCCCTAGTAGATCTCAATTTTCGCCATTATCCAGTGGCGGGAGCCCACAGCTTCAGAAAGATGGTCAATCTTCTCCGAATAACTCGACAAAATTGAAGCGAAATCTGTTCAAG GAATTTCACGAGCAGAAAAGTCAAACACCAATGAGTAATCCAGTACCAAGTCAGCCACAAAGTATGATGACTGTTGCATATACTCAACGATATGTTGAACTGGTAAGATTGGTTAACAGACAGCGTGACACCATTAACGCCCAGCAAGCAGATTTAACTAAG TATGATGCAGAAATACTGTATTtcgaaactaaaaataaagaacaagtACATCAAATGGATTACATATCACACGAggtgaatcgatttgaatcAACGGGACGTATGCTCGAAGAACAG TTAAAAGAACTAGCTCATGTAGAAGAGGAAAGTGAAATAGTGCGGCAGCAAGAAAAAACTTTAAAGTCCGAAATAACATTGCTAAGATCGAAGCTTGCAAATTGTGAAACAGAACTGTTGCagtgcaaaaataaaattag aCTGGTGATAGAAGAGCTTGCATCGGAACAACATGCGATGAGTCGTGAGGTAGACGAAAGGAAAATAATGGAACGAAAGATAATAGGAGAAGTGGAACACTTGCAATCTGAAGTTGAACATGCAAAGCGATCGGCAGAACTCGTTACACAGTGCGCTGAATCTCTGAAATTAGAAGTGGCTAGTTTAGAATCAACTATTGTTGAGAAAAAGGTACAGGTCGAACGCCTGGTAGCTGATATGAAGGAAGCCAACTTACAGAGTCTTGCCGTTGCGTCACAGGATGATCAGATCAAACATTTACTTGAAG GCGCACTGAAACCAGGAAGTACACGGAAAATGATAGGATCCCCGAGACAGCTTGAAACTGCCGTTCCTACCAGTAAAAACCCACATGGTGTTTGGgtttaa
- the Pus10 gene encoding tRNA pseudouridine synthase Pus10 — MSISANKERLIYEYLLTIGCCVRCCLRLSGVRSPTFYENPVQSSVTLGYKDDLVSEHVTEVKAKNGCTACLGILNDDAITAAIEKIASEINKQEYDCNTFTCALTIPIAVQLRERSLQINLSQKFEFPDEVIASLKRTVPPIKEVWKWIAFPKIENLTAKMSLPISSTCPFVVDVFLVYSQDEEECKILLTMCGDTFKQRSQQKRKFSNGVFSRKSVETAMISTTDDQFVEHYPCPPTYPTSKASIDLVTCTHASFFIGGRYTKYSRELSQTPWFIGGEKKMETSVQELLCDQILKFVKADAMKFLSSGREDVDVRTLHSGRPFAVELLNPRVTKFTEARLKQLTEEINGSTNLVHIVDNLQVISKDQLKTLKEGEDTKTKTYRALCLCRSRPLPSLDPINNINNLEIIQKTPVRVLHRRPLATRPRTIHSLKASWISSYEMAVLMCDTHDSEMDNHLALDHKLLNQVPDSEIDLFVLDLTTQAGTYVKEFVHGDFGRTKPSVCEILQSEVDIVALDVMSVNLNWP, encoded by the exons ATGTCGATTTCCGCCAACAAGGAACGATTAATTTACGAATATTTATTGACTATTGGCTGTTGTGTCAGATGCTGTCTACGTTTGTCCGGCGTTCGGAGCCCCACGTTTTACGAAAATCCTGTTCAAAGCTCTGTCACG CTTGGCTACAAGGATGACTTAGTTTCAGAGCATGTCACTGAAGTAAAAGCAAAAAATGGATGCACAGCTTGTCTGGGGATACTTAATGATGATGCGATTACAGCCGCTATAGAAAAG ATCGCATCTGAAATCAATAAACAAGAATATGATTGCAACACCTTCACATGTGCCTTGACGATACCTATAGCTGTGCAACTCAGGGAGCGTTCATTACAGATAAATTTATCtcaaaagtttgaatttcCTGATGAAGTTATTGCCAGTCTAAAAAGAACGGTACCCCCTATAAAAGAAGTTTGGAAATGGATAGCCTTTcccaaaattgaaaatcttacTGCCAAAATGAGTCTTCCTATTTCGTCTACATGCCCTTTTGTCGTCGATGTATTTCTGGTGTATTCCCAAGATGAGGAGGAATGCAAGATCTT ATTAACAATGTGCGGAGATACCTTCAAACAACGTTCccaacaaaaaagaaaattcagtaACGGTGTATTCAGCCGCAAAAGTGTTGAAACTGCAATGATTAGTACTACAGATGATCAGTTTGTCGAACACTATCCTTGTCCACCGACTTATCCTACATCAAAAGCTTCTATAGACTTAGTCACCTGTACACATGCAAGTTTTTTCATTGGAG GAAGATATACCAAGTATTCAAGAGAATTGAGTCAAACGCCATGGTTTATTGGTGGCgaaaaaaagatggaaacTTCAGTTCAAGAACTGCTCTGTGATCAGATTCTCAAATTTGTTAAGGCTGACG CTATGAAGTTTTTATCTTCTGGAAGAGAAGATGTAGATGTACGAACACTACATTCAGGGAGGCCATTCGCTGTTGAACTACTTAACCCTAGAGTAACTAAGTTTACAGAAGCTCGTTTGAAGCAGCTAACGGAAGAAATAAATGGATCTACAAATTTGGTTCATATTGTTGATAATCTTCAAGTAATTTcaaa AGACCAATTGAAGACACTTAAGGAAGGTGAAgacacaaaaacaaaaacatacaGAGCTCTTTGTTTGTGTCGATCTCGACCACTGCCAAGTCTAGATcctataaataatataaacaatttaGAAATCATTCAGAAAACTCCTGTCAGAGTTTTACATCGCCGACCGCTTGCAACTCGCCCACGGACAATTCATTCGTTAAAAGCTAGTTGGATTAGTTCTTACGAAATGGCAGTTCTCATGTGCGACACTCACGATTCAGAGATGGACAACCACCTTGCACTGGATCATAAATTGTTAAACCAAGTACCGGATTCTGAAATTGATCTGTTTGTACTGGATCTGACTACGCAAGCTGGAACTTATGTAAAGGAATTTGTACATGGAGACTTTGGCAGAACAAAGCCAAGTGTTTGTGAAATACTGCAAAGTGAAGTTGATATTGTTGCTCTAGATGTGATGAGTGTAAACTTAAATTGGCCttga
- the RpLP0 gene encoding large ribosomal subunit protein uL10, translated as MGREDKATWKSNYFTKLIQLLDDYPKCFIVGADNVGSKQMQQIRMSLRGTAVVLMGKNTMMRKAIRGHIERNQALEKLLPHIRGNVGFVFTRGDLVEVRDKLIENKVRAPARAGAIAPLSVIIPAQNTGLGPEKTSFFQALSIPTKISKGTIEIINDVHILKPGDKVGASEATLLNMLNISPFSYGLLVEQVYDSGTIFAPEILDIKPEDLRAKFMVGVANLASVCLAIGYPTIASAPHSIANGFKNLLALAATTDVEFKEATTIKEYIKDPSKFAAAAAATAPVAAAAAPAAEKKEEKKEESEEEDDDMGFGLFD; from the exons ATGGGTAGGGAGGACAAAGCAACATGGAAGTCGAACTACTTCACCAAACTCATT CAACTTCTGGATGACTATCCAAAATGTTTCATCGTGGGCGCAGACAATGTTGGCTCAAAACAGATGCAGCAGATTCGTATGTCTCTACGTGGCACCGCAGTTGTGCTTATGGGCAAGAACACCATGATGCGTAAGGCGATTCGCGGTCACATTGAACGAAACCAAGCATTAGAAAAACTTCTACCGCATATCCGTGGCAATGTTGGATTTGTGTTCACTCGTGGAGACCTGGTCGAAGTTAGGGACAAGTTAATTGAGAACAAAGTTCGTGCTCCAGCTAGGGCTGGCGCCATTGCACCATTGAGCGTCATCATCCCTGCTCAGAATACTGGCTTGGGTCCTGAGAAAACTTCTTTCTTCCAAGCTTTGAGCATCCCGACCAAGATTTCCAAGGGTACCATTGAAATCATT AATGATGTGCACATTTTGAAGCCTGGTGACAAAGTTGGAGCTTCAGAAGCTACCCTTTTGAACATGTTGAACATCTCTCCTTTCTCATACGGTCTTTTGGTTGAACAAGTTTACGACTCTGGCACCATATTTGCTCCTGAAATCTTGGACATTAAGCCCGAGGATTTGCGCGCAAAGTTCATGGTTGGTGTTGCCAACCTGGCTTCCGTCTGTTTGGCTATTGGATATCCTACCATTGCGAGTGCACCTCATAGTATCGCCAACGGGTTCAAGAACTTGCTCGCCCTTGCTGCTACCACGGACGTTGAGTTTAAAGAAGCCACCACCATCAAAGAATACATCAAG GATCCCAGCAAATTTGCTGCAGCTGCTGCGGCTACTGCTCcagttgctgctgctgcggcCCCAGCtgcagagaagaaagaagaaaagaaggaagaatCTGAGGAAGAAGATGATGACATGGGATTCGGTCTCTTTGATTAA